Proteins encoded in a region of the Pirellulales bacterium genome:
- a CDS encoding J domain-containing protein, whose translation MAQATPHSWPDSLDALALVAFIAVAIALPVLGYIFAYVDFRRYLRSLRRAISTIVYRDMGTPEWARPKIPRCVAVFGLEWPCSEDELTKSYRNKIKTLHPDRGGDERRFRMLQGYFEEALRLVREQSTAASPGSKN comes from the coding sequence ATGGCCCAAGCTACTCCCCACTCCTGGCCCGACTCCCTTGATGCCTTGGCGTTGGTGGCTTTTATCGCGGTGGCCATCGCGCTGCCGGTGCTGGGTTACATCTTTGCTTACGTCGATTTTCGACGTTATCTGCGGTCCCTACGTCGCGCCATTTCGACGATCGTGTACCGCGATATGGGGACGCCGGAATGGGCGCGACCGAAGATTCCGCGCTGCGTCGCGGTGTTCGGTTTGGAATGGCCGTGCTCTGAGGACGAGTTGACGAAGTCCTACCGTAATAAGATCAAGACGCTGCATCCCGATCGTGGAGGGGACGAGCGGCGCTTTCGGATGCTGCAAGGGTATTTCGAAGAGGCCTTACGGCTGGTCCGCGAGCAAAGCACGGCCGCCAGCCCAGGTTCCAAAAACTAG
- a CDS encoding class I SAM-dependent methyltransferase codes for MDPSVTRFFAEHVPRFTQALEEFDRHIDRQAEPESDALLAELTHSINASLADCTAVEAELRNGDPQVLKDAQICYREAIWPWFGQSWFMNHALSKPRGYPGDYQMLNAIYDGETRSRGLGGYLDRYFMNTQLGKAVKARLALARKFLLEELDRRPGDVAVLNVACGPCREYLGGIPARDGNATITLVDNDPLALDYVQANVAPQLGGNAKMNFVRYNALRMTSAAVNVERFGRSDVIYSVGLCDYIPDKYLIPLLQGWRESLHEGGVVYVAFKDATRYTTPEYQWLVDWFFLQRTADDCRQLFQQAGYDLDELDNVRDESGIIINYIARSKVPVFVRLDAPESVPAPQRVDVPATTDANRVV; via the coding sequence ATGGACCCCTCAGTAACTCGCTTCTTTGCGGAACACGTTCCTCGATTCACACAAGCACTGGAAGAGTTCGACCGGCACATTGATCGTCAGGCCGAGCCTGAATCCGATGCCTTGCTGGCCGAGTTGACGCACTCGATCAATGCGTCGTTGGCGGACTGCACCGCAGTTGAAGCGGAGTTGCGGAACGGGGATCCGCAAGTCTTGAAAGACGCGCAAATCTGCTACCGCGAAGCAATTTGGCCCTGGTTTGGCCAGAGTTGGTTCATGAACCACGCGCTGAGCAAGCCACGCGGCTATCCGGGCGATTACCAAATGCTGAACGCGATCTACGACGGGGAAACGCGGTCGCGCGGCTTGGGTGGCTATCTGGACCGGTACTTCATGAATACCCAGTTAGGTAAGGCGGTTAAGGCGCGCTTGGCCTTGGCCCGCAAGTTCCTACTCGAGGAGTTGGACCGCCGGCCGGGGGACGTGGCGGTTTTAAATGTCGCGTGCGGACCGTGCCGTGAATACTTGGGGGGGATCCCGGCGCGCGACGGCAATGCGACTATCACGCTGGTCGACAACGACCCGCTGGCGCTCGACTACGTGCAGGCCAATGTGGCGCCACAGTTGGGCGGAAATGCCAAGATGAATTTCGTGCGCTACAACGCGCTGCGTATGACGTCGGCTGCGGTCAACGTCGAACGATTCGGCCGTAGCGATGTTATCTACAGCGTTGGCCTGTGCGACTACATCCCCGACAAGTATTTGATTCCGCTCTTGCAAGGTTGGCGCGAGTCGTTGCACGAAGGGGGCGTCGTGTACGTGGCCTTCAAGGATGCCACGCGTTACACCACGCCAGAATATCAGTGGTTGGTCGATTGGTTCTTCTTGCAGCGCACGGCCGACGATTGCCGCCAGTTGTTCCAGCAGGCGGGATACGATCTCGACGAACTGGACAACGTGCGTGACGAATCAGGGATCATCATCAACTACATCGCGCGCAGCAAGGTTCCAGTGTTCGTCCGTCTGGACGCGCCCGAATCAGTTCCGGCTCCGCAGCGAGTCGATGTTCCTGCAACCACGGATGCCAATCGCGTCGTCTAA
- a CDS encoding outer membrane protein transport protein, which produces MRRTWMPWLALAVVLLATTKVRADGVILDGVSPRALGRGGTNLGYADNGAMLLDNPAAMTNVQGNGLFDVGGDGILSNLRYSDPTRSGVSTGFTPLPQLGYVKKSADGDWAFGLGMFTPAGFSSHYWMSATAYPPVDPFNGTQKYESFGSLSKILPGLSYKVTDRLSIGGTFGVGVGYASLQGPYVLQNPTGVPAGTPVLIDVHGGGASPVWSAAMQYLLTDDTTIGLTYQSGTTFNLHGSAAVSTNLGGLPLSTTYQTATTHITWPQSVALGMRHKICPHRTVAMDVIWYDWSSAFSQVGLTLQDSTSPFFPVIHEGLPLNWHDSVSMKLGYEEILPIGGTFRIGYVYHPNPVPTSFLTPFLPATLTNTFTVGYGMSFGQWLLDFAWAHAFAGGVHVGQSGLIGPLGGPGDFSGSFIRPQVDAISVSLIRPF; this is translated from the coding sequence ATGCGGCGGACATGGATGCCGTGGTTGGCTTTGGCTGTTGTGCTTCTTGCTACAACAAAAGTCCGGGCCGACGGTGTGATTCTCGATGGTGTTTCACCGCGCGCGCTAGGTCGTGGCGGCACGAACCTGGGCTACGCCGATAACGGCGCCATGCTGCTGGACAATCCGGCCGCCATGACCAACGTCCAGGGCAATGGCCTGTTTGACGTCGGCGGCGACGGCATCCTGAGCAATCTCCGCTATTCCGATCCCACGCGCTCGGGCGTCAGCACCGGTTTCACGCCGCTGCCGCAACTCGGTTATGTGAAGAAGAGCGCCGACGGCGATTGGGCGTTCGGCTTGGGCATGTTTACGCCGGCCGGTTTCTCGTCGCACTATTGGATGTCCGCCACGGCGTATCCGCCGGTCGATCCTTTCAATGGGACGCAAAAATATGAATCGTTCGGGTCGTTGAGCAAGATTCTGCCCGGCCTGTCCTACAAGGTAACCGACCGTCTTTCTATCGGCGGTACGTTCGGCGTGGGCGTCGGTTACGCATCATTGCAGGGACCGTACGTGCTGCAGAACCCGACCGGCGTTCCGGCCGGCACGCCGGTGCTGATCGACGTACACGGCGGCGGCGCGAGCCCCGTCTGGTCGGCGGCCATGCAATACTTGCTCACCGACGATACGACGATCGGACTCACCTATCAAAGTGGCACGACGTTCAACCTGCACGGCTCCGCCGCGGTTAGCACGAACCTGGGCGGCCTGCCACTGTCGACGACCTACCAAACCGCCACGACGCACATCACCTGGCCTCAATCCGTGGCACTCGGCATGCGTCATAAGATTTGCCCCCATCGAACCGTGGCCATGGACGTAATCTGGTACGACTGGTCCAGCGCATTCAGCCAGGTAGGTTTGACGTTGCAGGACTCGACGAGCCCGTTCTTTCCCGTGATCCACGAGGGCCTACCGTTGAACTGGCACGACAGCGTGTCCATGAAGCTGGGCTATGAAGAAATCCTGCCGATCGGCGGTACGTTCCGCATCGGATACGTCTATCATCCGAATCCGGTTCCCACGTCGTTCTTGACACCGTTCTTGCCGGCCACGCTTACCAACACGTTCACCGTGGGCTATGGCATGTCGTTTGGGCAATGGCTGCTCGACTTCGCCTGGGCGCACGCTTTTGCCGGCGGCGTCCACGTCGGGCAAAGTGGCCTGATTGGTCCGCTCGGTGGGCCCGGCGACTTCAGCGGCAGCTTCATCCGCCCGCAAGTGGACGCGATCTCGGTGAGCCTGATCCGCCCGTTTTAA
- a CDS encoding Gfo/Idh/MocA family oxidoreductase — protein sequence MSESSSSGLSRRELLKTTGRVAAATGLAGMIVPKVHAAESNTIQVALVGCGGRGTGAAVNALSTTSGPTKLVAMADVFPKKLHGSYDALKAQFAETPNKIDVADDRKFVSFDGYKQAMDCLNPGDVVIMATPPGFRWVHFNYAIDKGLNVFMEKPTTVDGPTTRKMLELADKSVAKNLKVGVGLMCRHCTARQELHDRIKNDEIGDIVLMRAYRAAGPTAHAFALPKPADFSSELLYQIQEFHAFLWASGGAFSDFLIHNIDECCWMKDAWPVEAKGFGGRHYRGDFIDQNFDTYTTEYTFADGSKFMLEGRTVEGCYPEFASYAHGSKGSAVISTAGHSPARCRIYRGQKMDSADLAWRCKQPEPNPYQLEWDHLMQAIREDKPYNECRRGAEASLVTSMGRLACHTGQVVTYDQMLAHDHEFAPDIDKLTMDSPAPLLAGSDGKYAVPQPGINKTREY from the coding sequence GTGAGCGAAAGTTCCTCGAGCGGCCTGTCGCGCCGCGAGCTGTTGAAGACCACGGGGCGCGTTGCCGCCGCTACGGGGCTGGCCGGCATGATCGTGCCAAAGGTACACGCTGCCGAGAGCAATACGATTCAAGTCGCGCTTGTCGGCTGCGGCGGGCGCGGCACTGGCGCCGCGGTGAATGCGCTGTCGACGACGTCCGGCCCCACGAAGCTCGTGGCGATGGCCGATGTCTTCCCCAAGAAGCTGCATGGCAGCTACGACGCGCTGAAAGCGCAGTTTGCCGAGACTCCGAACAAAATCGACGTCGCCGACGATCGCAAGTTCGTCAGCTTCGACGGCTACAAGCAAGCCATGGATTGCCTGAACCCGGGCGATGTGGTGATCATGGCCACGCCCCCCGGTTTCCGCTGGGTCCATTTCAACTACGCGATCGACAAGGGCTTGAACGTGTTCATGGAGAAGCCGACCACGGTCGACGGCCCCACGACGCGCAAGATGCTCGAGTTGGCCGACAAGTCCGTGGCCAAGAACCTGAAGGTCGGCGTCGGCCTGATGTGCCGGCACTGTACCGCCCGGCAAGAGTTGCACGATCGCATCAAGAATGACGAGATCGGCGATATCGTCCTGATGCGAGCTTATCGCGCCGCGGGCCCCACGGCTCACGCGTTCGCGCTGCCGAAGCCGGCCGATTTCTCCAGCGAGTTGCTCTATCAAATTCAAGAGTTCCACGCCTTCTTGTGGGCTAGCGGCGGCGCCTTTAGCGATTTCTTGATTCACAACATCGACGAATGCTGCTGGATGAAGGACGCCTGGCCCGTCGAAGCCAAGGGCTTTGGCGGTCGTCATTACCGCGGCGATTTCATTGACCAGAATTTCGACACCTATACGACCGAATACACGTTCGCTGACGGTTCGAAGTTCATGCTCGAAGGGCGCACGGTCGAAGGGTGTTATCCCGAGTTCGCCAGCTACGCCCACGGCTCGAAGGGCTCGGCCGTGATCTCGACCGCCGGCCACTCGCCCGCCCGCTGCCGCATCTATCGCGGTCAGAAGATGGACAGTGCCGACCTGGCGTGGCGCTGCAAGCAACCCGAGCCGAACCCGTACCAGTTGGAATGGGATCACCTGATGCAGGCGATCCGCGAGGACAAGCCGTACAACGAGTGCCGCCGCGGGGCCGAGGCCAGCCTGGTGACCTCGATGGGTCGTTTGGCTTGCCACACCGGCCAAGTCGTCACGTACGATCAGATGCTGGCGCACGATCACGAGTTCGCGCCAGACATCGACAAGCTAACGATGGATTCGCCGGCGCCGCTATTGGCCGGCTCGGACGGCAAGTACGCTGTGCCGCAGCCTGGCATCAACAAGACGCGCGAATACTAA
- a CDS encoding response regulator: protein MTTQAQFDIAQETLARAGHIVGSRYHLRQCLNVCDGFRAYLATDFTDGRDVVVKIIAANTMHPGALMRLEFEATHLAALDSPWLPRVLHVGRDGDDLLLVYAYIPGAPLKGVLETRQLTLDESLVVATAIFSALRDMHGRQLLHRGVRPSNVIVNTDGPITRAVLVEFEPSPALYLEETRLREQALDAALYVSPEQAGSIDHDVTEASDLYAAGVSLFHCLAGRPPYSGGTLGAILFEHMTACVPDLRTIGVNVPRALDELVGRLLRKDPRDRYQSAEGALADIDAIKNALAAHELEPAIVIGAHDKRQTLTEPAFVARARELAGVDEQIDRSRRGQARLIYLEGESGGGKTRLLAETTLRAASHGFWALWGQGTNEVARQPFALLSGIVDGFMSAAAADPALLPAVRARLGDFAPSVGAALPGLASAFGGSDGYAFAPEAAGELRTLNALASFINALGTPERPVLLVLDDCQWADELTYRLIRRWQNQRADVAASHVMLVVAFRSEEVAEGHLLRRVDPDLHLRLSPFAPPEIRQLVESMAGPLPEEVVQAITRLADGSPFMASAVLRGLVESGALVREATEWRVDSLDVDDVQSSSAAATFLARRLQMLPEDTRHLLATGAVLGKEFELDVAAELSAQSAARSIVALDVARQRRLVWVRPDGARCVFVHDKIRSALLETQVAGDRRTLHGRAAGYLQHHHGERNAEIAYHFDEAGDSASALPYALKAAGQARAQYALEVAEQQYGIAARGAVTAESKVRYQVAEELGGVLMLRGRYEEAGWQLAAAATVAEGSFAKAQIRNKLGELAFKRGDMEGAIESFEAALRELGRFVPHRWAVLVSQVVREGGVQLMHTLLPSLFVHRQRRLPNETERLTLQLLSNLAHGCWYCRSLVHVMWAHLRNMNLAERYLPTPELAQAYAEHAPGLTLVGYLSRARNYAQKSLDIRRRFGDFSGQGQSLHYYGVVAYADSKFTLCIEKCREAIRLLERTGDYWQCHIARYQIAASLYRMGDLRGALEEAQLNYRSGIELGDEQASGINLDLWVRATGLIPEAILDEELERPRHDVQGKAQVLFAHALQMLSSGHLDEAEDLIQTAIDVAYTAGVRNAYTLPFLPWLATILRQQAAAVRDQSPARREALLRRAEKAARRAVRACWLCQNDLPHALRELGLIQAMRGATRRAMRSLNKSLAVAKKQAARFEYAQTLLAKAELSEELGLLDAAAQKAEAQGVLADLNTFSTPQADSLAAAPPSLSLADRFDAVLDWGRRIASALSPRLIQDEARTAALRLLRAEHCLILQIVQEDDGIRFERAGGGIPGEYNEAKLREALRVRRAVAFIEERGGRNGNSADAGGERSALCTPLYVRGAAVACLYVTHEHVRGLFGADEERLADYIATIAGAALENAEGFTQLQTLNESLEQRVEERTAAAESRSQELAASNRELERVAHELLDAQSELTVAKHAAEAANQAKSRFLAAMSHEIRTPMNGVIGMTELTLNTTLSSQQRNNLTIVKDSARALLILLNDILDFSKIEAGRLDLECIEISVRDVVEDAARLLAVTASRKGLELTCHVASDVPEALLGDPGRLRQVIMNLVGNAIKFTERGDVLVRVELRHRQDHTVTLHFAVQDTGIGIPAEKQQCIFEAFRQSDSSMTRRFGGTGLGLAISSQLVTLMGGRIWVESTADHGSTFHFDVELQAAPETATSESPIQTSTTWQVAPGMRVLLASANERARCAYGDMLAATGLEVTTIDPSEADQLSWDGADVDSRPDMFVVDVSSADPTEFDWLRSVRERTTLPLPPIMLLVPAGQADCSDQCQELDIKHCLTKPVKRREIVASIQSIVGASDAGDADRKVGSIDACGPELRVLIADDSPVNQEVAAGLLELFGHSVTKASSGREALEAWEQGTFDVILMDVEMHDMDGLTATAAIREREVATGRRTPIIALTAHAYKGFEDRCQQAGMDGHISKPLQPDELFRILAAISAARESATADEALVSAPR from the coding sequence GTGACCACTCAAGCGCAGTTCGATATCGCACAAGAGACGCTCGCGCGCGCAGGGCACATCGTTGGCTCGCGTTATCACCTGCGCCAGTGCCTGAACGTGTGCGATGGTTTCCGCGCTTACCTCGCCACCGATTTCACCGACGGCCGCGACGTCGTCGTGAAAATCATAGCGGCGAACACGATGCACCCCGGCGCCTTGATGCGGCTGGAATTCGAGGCCACGCACCTCGCCGCGCTGGATAGTCCGTGGCTGCCGCGCGTTCTGCACGTCGGACGCGACGGCGACGACCTGCTGTTGGTCTATGCCTACATTCCAGGCGCACCGCTGAAGGGGGTCCTCGAAACCCGCCAATTGACGCTCGACGAATCCCTGGTCGTGGCCACGGCGATTTTTTCAGCACTACGCGACATGCATGGTCGGCAGTTACTGCACCGGGGGGTAAGGCCGAGCAACGTGATCGTCAACACTGACGGTCCGATCACCCGCGCCGTGCTGGTCGAATTCGAGCCCTCGCCGGCCCTGTACCTCGAAGAAACGCGGCTCCGCGAGCAGGCGCTCGACGCAGCCCTCTACGTCTCGCCGGAGCAAGCCGGTTCGATCGATCACGACGTGACCGAGGCCTCGGACTTGTACGCGGCCGGGGTGTCATTGTTCCACTGCCTGGCCGGTCGGCCGCCGTACTCTGGGGGCACCCTGGGAGCGATCCTCTTCGAGCACATGACGGCCTGCGTGCCCGACTTGCGGACGATCGGCGTTAACGTGCCGCGTGCCCTGGACGAGTTGGTCGGTCGGTTGCTGCGCAAAGACCCCCGCGACCGTTATCAATCCGCCGAGGGGGCCCTGGCCGACATCGACGCGATCAAGAACGCCCTGGCCGCTCACGAGCTTGAGCCCGCGATCGTCATCGGTGCCCATGACAAGCGTCAGACGCTGACCGAGCCGGCCTTCGTGGCTCGCGCACGAGAACTGGCCGGCGTCGACGAGCAGATTGATCGATCCCGTCGCGGACAGGCGCGCTTGATTTACTTGGAAGGCGAGTCGGGCGGCGGCAAGACGAGACTGCTCGCCGAAACGACGCTCCGCGCGGCGTCGCATGGCTTTTGGGCGCTGTGGGGGCAAGGCACCAACGAAGTCGCGCGCCAGCCCTTCGCACTGCTCAGCGGTATCGTCGACGGCTTCATGTCGGCCGCGGCGGCGGATCCCGCGCTGCTTCCCGCGGTACGGGCGCGCTTGGGCGACTTCGCTCCCAGCGTCGGCGCCGCGCTACCGGGACTGGCCAGCGCCTTTGGCGGTTCGGACGGTTATGCATTTGCACCCGAGGCGGCCGGCGAATTGCGCACGCTCAACGCCCTGGCCAGCTTCATCAACGCACTCGGTACCCCCGAGCGCCCCGTGCTGCTGGTCCTGGACGACTGCCAATGGGCCGACGAGTTGACGTATCGGTTGATTCGCCGCTGGCAAAACCAACGCGCCGATGTGGCCGCAAGCCACGTGATGCTGGTCGTAGCGTTCCGCAGCGAGGAAGTCGCCGAGGGGCACTTGCTGCGGCGCGTCGACCCCGATTTGCATCTGCGACTTTCCCCCTTCGCGCCCCCCGAGATTCGTCAACTTGTCGAATCGATGGCCGGGCCGCTACCTGAAGAGGTCGTGCAGGCCATCACGCGATTGGCCGATGGCAGCCCCTTCATGGCGTCCGCCGTGTTGCGGGGGCTGGTGGAATCAGGCGCGCTCGTGCGCGAGGCGACCGAGTGGCGCGTCGATTCGCTGGACGTCGATGACGTGCAATCGTCGAGCGCGGCGGCCACGTTCCTGGCGCGGCGCCTGCAAATGTTGCCCGAGGATACTCGGCACCTGCTCGCGACCGGCGCAGTACTAGGCAAAGAATTCGAGCTCGACGTCGCGGCGGAGTTGAGCGCGCAGTCAGCGGCAAGATCGATCGTCGCGCTGGACGTGGCACGACAGCGTCGCCTGGTCTGGGTGCGCCCCGACGGTGCCCGCTGCGTGTTTGTACACGACAAGATCCGTTCGGCGCTGCTCGAAACGCAAGTCGCAGGGGACCGTCGCACGTTGCACGGCCGGGCGGCCGGATATTTGCAGCATCATCATGGCGAGCGGAACGCCGAAATCGCTTACCACTTCGACGAGGCCGGCGATTCGGCCTCGGCATTGCCGTACGCGCTGAAGGCGGCCGGCCAGGCGCGTGCGCAATACGCCCTGGAAGTCGCCGAACAGCAATATGGCATCGCCGCGCGCGGCGCCGTCACGGCCGAGTCCAAGGTCCGCTACCAGGTGGCCGAGGAACTGGGCGGCGTGCTCATGTTGCGCGGCCGCTACGAAGAGGCAGGCTGGCAACTGGCCGCGGCCGCCACGGTCGCGGAAGGAAGCTTCGCGAAGGCACAGATTCGCAACAAGCTGGGTGAACTGGCCTTTAAACGTGGCGACATGGAGGGGGCAATCGAATCGTTCGAGGCGGCCCTCCGCGAGCTCGGGCGGTTTGTTCCGCATCGCTGGGCTGTTTTGGTATCGCAAGTGGTCCGCGAAGGGGGCGTGCAACTTATGCACACCCTGCTGCCGAGCCTGTTCGTGCATCGGCAACGACGACTGCCCAACGAGACCGAACGATTAACCCTGCAGTTACTCTCGAATCTGGCTCACGGCTGCTGGTATTGTCGCAGCCTGGTCCACGTGATGTGGGCCCACTTGCGCAATATGAACCTGGCCGAGCGTTACCTGCCAACACCCGAACTGGCGCAAGCCTATGCCGAGCACGCGCCGGGATTGACGCTGGTGGGCTACCTGAGCCGGGCCCGAAACTATGCTCAGAAATCGCTGGATATTCGCCGGCGATTTGGCGACTTTTCCGGCCAGGGACAGTCGCTGCATTATTACGGCGTCGTGGCTTATGCAGATTCGAAGTTTACGCTGTGCATTGAGAAGTGCCGCGAAGCCATCCGACTACTCGAACGCACCGGCGACTACTGGCAATGCCATATCGCCCGCTACCAGATCGCCGCGTCGCTCTACCGCATGGGCGATTTGCGCGGCGCCTTAGAAGAAGCGCAGCTCAACTACCGATCGGGAATCGAACTCGGCGACGAACAAGCCTCGGGCATCAACCTCGATCTGTGGGTCCGCGCGACCGGTCTTATTCCGGAAGCAATCCTCGACGAGGAATTGGAACGCCCGCGTCATGATGTGCAGGGCAAGGCGCAGGTACTGTTCGCCCACGCGCTGCAAATGCTCAGCTCGGGGCATTTGGACGAGGCGGAGGATCTGATCCAGACCGCGATTGACGTGGCCTACACGGCCGGGGTTCGTAATGCCTACACGCTGCCATTCTTGCCCTGGCTGGCGACGATCTTGCGTCAACAGGCCGCGGCGGTGCGCGATCAGTCGCCCGCGCGCCGCGAGGCGCTGTTACGGCGGGCCGAAAAGGCGGCACGCCGTGCCGTGCGTGCTTGCTGGCTGTGCCAGAACGACTTGCCACACGCCCTGCGCGAGTTGGGATTGATCCAGGCCATGCGCGGCGCAACGCGCCGGGCGATGCGCTCCTTGAATAAAAGTTTGGCCGTGGCCAAGAAGCAGGCGGCGCGCTTCGAATACGCACAAACCTTGCTTGCCAAGGCTGAACTTTCTGAAGAGCTAGGGCTGCTCGACGCAGCAGCCCAGAAGGCCGAAGCCCAAGGCGTACTCGCCGACCTGAACACGTTCTCGACGCCGCAAGCCGACAGCTTGGCCGCGGCGCCCCCCAGCCTGTCGCTGGCCGATCGCTTCGACGCCGTGCTCGATTGGGGGCGCCGCATCGCATCGGCGTTGTCGCCGCGTTTGATCCAAGACGAAGCACGGACCGCGGCGCTGCGGCTGCTGCGCGCCGAACACTGCCTGATCCTGCAAATCGTGCAAGAAGATGACGGGATCCGCTTCGAACGCGCCGGGGGCGGGATTCCGGGCGAATATAACGAAGCGAAGCTGCGCGAAGCGTTGCGCGTGCGGCGAGCCGTGGCGTTTATCGAAGAGCGCGGCGGCCGCAATGGCAACAGCGCCGATGCCGGCGGCGAGCGATCGGCACTCTGCACTCCGCTGTACGTACGCGGCGCGGCCGTGGCCTGTTTGTACGTCACGCACGAGCACGTCCGCGGATTATTTGGTGCGGATGAAGAGCGGCTGGCCGATTACATCGCCACGATCGCCGGTGCCGCTTTGGAAAATGCCGAAGGCTTTACGCAACTGCAAACCTTGAATGAAAGCCTGGAACAGCGCGTCGAAGAGCGCACCGCGGCGGCCGAATCACGTTCGCAGGAATTGGCTGCGTCGAATCGCGAGCTGGAACGCGTGGCACACGAACTGCTCGACGCGCAAAGCGAATTGACCGTCGCCAAGCATGCCGCCGAAGCCGCCAATCAGGCCAAGAGCCGCTTCCTGGCCGCGATGAGCCATGAAATTCGCACGCCCATGAACGGCGTTATCGGCATGACCGAGCTGACGTTGAACACCACGCTCAGCTCTCAGCAACGCAACAATCTCACGATCGTCAAGGATTCGGCCCGGGCCCTGCTGATCTTGTTGAATGACATTCTCGATTTCTCGAAGATCGAGGCCGGCCGCCTTGACCTGGAATGCATTGAGATCTCGGTTCGCGACGTCGTCGAGGATGCGGCGCGGCTGTTGGCCGTGACGGCCTCGCGAAAGGGGCTCGAACTGACCTGCCACGTGGCCTCGGACGTGCCGGAAGCATTGCTCGGTGATCCCGGACGGTTGCGACAAGTCATCATGAATCTGGTGGGCAATGCTATCAAATTCACCGAGCGCGGCGACGTCCTGGTGCGTGTCGAACTGCGACATCGTCAGGATCACACCGTCACGTTGCATTTCGCGGTCCAGGATACCGGCATCGGCATCCCGGCAGAGAAACAGCAGTGCATCTTCGAGGCGTTCCGTCAGAGTGATAGCTCGATGACAAGGCGTTTCGGTGGCACCGGGCTGGGGCTCGCCATCTCGTCACAATTGGTGACCCTGATGGGAGGGCGTATCTGGGTCGAAAGCACGGCCGATCATGGCAGTACGTTCCACTTCGACGTCGAGCTGCAGGCGGCGCCGGAAACCGCGACGTCCGAATCGCCCATTCAGACATCAACGACTTGGCAGGTCGCGCCCGGAATGCGCGTCCTGCTGGCCTCGGCGAACGAACGCGCGCGGTGCGCTTATGGCGACATGCTGGCCGCCACGGGACTCGAAGTCACAACAATCGACCCGAGCGAGGCCGACCAGCTCTCATGGGACGGTGCGGATGTCGATTCGCGCCCGGACATGTTCGTCGTCGATGTCTCGTCGGCGGATCCCACGGAATTCGACTGGCTGCGATCGGTGCGCGAACGCACGACACTCCCCTTGCCGCCGATCATGTTGCTGGTTCCGGCCGGGCAGGCCGATTGCTCGGATCAGTGCCAGGAGCTGGACATCAAACATTGCCTGACCAAACCGGTGAAACGCCGCGAGATCGTGGCCTCGATCCAGTCGATCGTCGGCGCCAGCGACGCGGGCGACGCGGATCGAAAAGTCGGCTCGATCGATGCTTGCGGACCGGAGCTGCGCGTGTTGATCGCGGATGACAGTCCCGTGAATCAAGAAGTCGCAGCCGGTTTGCTTGAACTGTTCGGCCACTCCGTCACCAAGGCCAGCTCGGGACGCGAAGCACTCGAGGCGTGGGAGCAGGGCACGTTCGACGTCATCTTGATGGATGTCGAGATGCACGACATGGACGGTCTGACCGCGACGGCCGCCATTCGCGAGCGCGAAGTCGCGACCGGTCGGCGCACGCCAATCATTGCGCTCACGGCGCACGCTTACAAAGGCTTCGAAGACCGCTGCCAACAGGCAGGCATGGACGGCCACATCTCGAAGCCACTGCAGCCCGACGAGCTGTTCCGCATCCTGGCCGCGATCAGCGCCGCGCGCGAAAGTGCGACGGCCGACGAGGCACTGGTCTCCGCGCCGCGCTAG